A single region of the Paraburkholderia megapolitana genome encodes:
- the rplW gene encoding 50S ribosomal protein L23, with protein MSEIRKNDHRLMQVLLAPVISEKATLVADKHEQVVFEVAPDATKQEVKAAVELLFKVEVNSVNVLVQKGKAKRFGRFMGKRKDVKKAYVCLKPGQEINFEAEAK; from the coding sequence ATGAGCGAGATTCGCAAAAACGATCATCGTTTGATGCAGGTTCTGCTCGCGCCGGTGATCTCCGAAAAAGCGACGCTGGTGGCCGACAAGCACGAGCAAGTCGTGTTCGAAGTCGCGCCGGATGCGACGAAGCAGGAAGTGAAGGCTGCTGTCGAGCTGCTGTTCAAGGTGGAAGTCAATTCCGTCAACGTGCTGGTCCAGAAGGGTAAAGCCAAGCGCTTTGGCCGCTTCATGGGCAAGCGCAAGGACGTGAAGAAGGCGTATGTCTGCCTGAAGCCCGGCCAGGAAATCAACTTTGAAGCGGAGGCCAAGTAA
- the tuf gene encoding elongation factor Tu, whose product MAKGKFERTKPHVNVGTIGHVDHGKTTLTAAITTVLTAKFGGEAKAYDQIDAAPEEKARGITINTAHVEYETANRHYAHVDCPGHADYVKNMITGAAQMDGAILVCSAADGPMPQTREHILLARQVGVPYIIVFLNKCDMVDDAELLELVEMEVRELLSKYDFPGDDTPIIKGSAKLALEGDKGELGEVAIMNLADALDTYIPTPERAVDGAFLMPVEDVFSISGRGTVVTGRVERGVVKVGEEIEIVGIKPTVKTTCTGVEMFRKLLDQGQAGDNVGILLRGTKREDVERGQVLAKPGSINPHTHFTAEVYVLSKDEGGRHTPFFNNYRPQFYFRTTDVTGSIELPKDKEMVMPGDNVTITVKLINPIAMEEGLRFAIREGGRTVGAGVVAKILE is encoded by the coding sequence ATGGCAAAAGGTAAATTCGAACGGACGAAGCCGCACGTGAACGTTGGCACGATCGGTCACGTTGACCACGGCAAGACCACGCTGACGGCAGCGATCACGACGGTGCTGACCGCGAAGTTCGGCGGCGAAGCGAAGGCGTACGACCAGATCGACGCAGCGCCGGAAGAAAAGGCGCGCGGTATCACGATCAACACGGCGCACGTGGAGTACGAAACGGCGAACCGCCACTACGCGCACGTTGACTGCCCGGGCCACGCTGACTATGTGAAGAACATGATCACGGGCGCAGCGCAGATGGACGGCGCAATCCTGGTGTGCTCGGCCGCTGACGGCCCGATGCCGCAAACGCGTGAGCACATCCTGCTGGCGCGTCAGGTCGGTGTGCCGTACATCATCGTGTTCCTGAACAAGTGCGACATGGTGGACGACGCCGAGCTGCTGGAGCTGGTGGAAATGGAAGTTCGCGAACTTCTGTCGAAGTACGACTTCCCGGGCGACGACACGCCGATCATCAAGGGTTCGGCCAAGCTGGCGCTGGAAGGCGACAAGGGCGAACTGGGTGAAGTGGCGATCATGAACCTGGCCGACGCACTGGACACGTACATCCCGACGCCGGAGCGCGCAGTGGACGGCGCATTCCTGATGCCGGTGGAAGACGTGTTCTCGATCTCGGGTCGCGGTACGGTGGTGACGGGCCGGGTTGAGCGCGGCGTGGTGAAGGTCGGCGAAGAAATCGAAATCGTCGGGATCAAGCCGACGGTGAAGACGACGTGCACGGGCGTGGAAATGTTCCGCAAGCTGCTCGACCAGGGTCAGGCGGGCGACAACGTGGGTATCCTGCTGCGCGGCACGAAGCGTGAAGACGTGGAGCGTGGCCAGGTGCTGGCCAAGCCGGGTTCGATCAACCCGCACACGCACTTCACGGCCGAAGTGTACGTGCTGAGCAAGGATGAAGGCGGCCGTCATACGCCGTTCTTCAACAACTACCGTCCGCAGTTCTACTTCCGTACGACGGACGTGACGGGCTCGATCGAGCTGCCGAAGGACAAGGAAATGGTGATGCCGGGCGACAACGTGACGATCACGGTGAAGCTGATCAACCCGATCGCCATGGAAGAAGGTCTGCGCTTCGCTATCCGCGAAGGTGGCCGTACCGTCGGCGCTGGTGTCGTTGCCAAGATCCTCGAGTAA
- the rplC gene encoding 50S ribosomal protein L3, translating to MSLGLVGRKVGMTRIFTAEGDSIPVTVLDVSDNRVTQIKTVETDGYTAVQVAFGTRRASRVTKPLAGHLAKAGVQAGEILKEFQIDAAKAAELSAGTVVDVDVFEVGQKVDVQGVSIGKGYAGTIKRHNFASGRASHGNSRSHNVPGSIGMAQDPGRVFPGKRMTGHMGDDTVTVQNLEIARIDTDRKLLLVRGAVPGAKGGKVFVTPAVKTRAVKGAK from the coding sequence ATGAGCCTTGGACTCGTAGGTCGCAAGGTTGGCATGACCCGTATCTTCACGGCTGAAGGGGATTCGATTCCCGTTACCGTGCTGGACGTGTCCGACAACCGCGTGACGCAGATCAAGACTGTTGAAACCGACGGCTACACAGCTGTTCAGGTTGCGTTCGGTACGCGCCGTGCTTCACGCGTGACGAAGCCGCTCGCAGGTCATCTCGCCAAAGCCGGTGTTCAGGCAGGCGAAATCCTCAAGGAATTCCAGATCGATGCCGCTAAGGCAGCCGAGTTGTCGGCTGGCACAGTGGTGGACGTCGATGTCTTCGAAGTGGGCCAGAAAGTCGACGTGCAAGGCGTGTCGATCGGTAAGGGCTACGCCGGTACCATCAAGCGTCACAACTTCGCATCTGGCCGTGCCTCGCACGGTAACTCGCGCTCGCACAACGTGCCGGGTTCGATCGGTATGGCGCAGGATCCGGGCCGTGTGTTCCCGGGTAAGCGCATGACCGGTCACATGGGTGACGACACCGTTACGGTACAAAACCTCGAAATCGCTCGTATCGACACCGACCGCAAGCTGTTGCTGGTCCGCGGTGCCGTTCCGGGGGCGAAGGGCGGCAAGGTCTTCGTGACGCCGGCCGTGAAGACGCGTGCCGTGAAAGGAGCGAAATAA
- the fusA gene encoding elongation factor G: protein MARKTPIERYRNIGISAHIDAGKTTTTERILFYTGVNHKIGEVHDGAATMDWMEQEQERGITITSAATTAFWKGMGGNYPEHRINIIDTPGHVDFTIEVERSMRVLDGACMVYCAVGGVQPQSETVWRQANKYKVPRLAFVNKMDRTGANFFKVYEQLKTRLKANPVPVVVPIGSEESFKGVVDLIKMKAIVWDEASQGTKFDYIDIPAELVDTCNEWREKMIESAAEASEELMEKYLGGEELSEAEVVKALRDRTIACEIQPMLCGTAFKNKGVQRMLDAVIDFLPSPVDIPPVTGELENGEKAERRAADDEKFSALAFKIMTDPFVGQLIFFRVYSGVVKSGDTLLNATKDKKERLGRILQMHANQREEIKEVHAGDIAAAVGLKEATTGDTLCDPQHPIVLERMIFPEPVISQAVEPKTKVDQEKMGLALNRLAQEDPSFRVQTDEESGQTIISGMGELHLEILVDRMKREFGVEATVGKPQVAYRETIRGTATDVDGKFVKQSGGRGQYGHATITLEPNEQGKGYEFLDEIKGGVIPREYIPAVDKGIQDTLKAGVLAGFPVVDVKVHLTFGSYHDVDSNENAFRMAGSMAFKEAMRRANPVVLEPMMAVEVETPEDYMGNVMGDLSGRRGIVQGMEDMVGGGKIVRAEVPLSEMFGYSTSLRSLTQGRATYTMEFKHYSEAPRNVQEAIISAKSK from the coding sequence GTGGCTCGCAAGACTCCTATCGAGCGCTACCGCAATATCGGTATTAGCGCTCACATCGACGCCGGCAAGACGACGACGACCGAGCGCATTCTGTTTTACACCGGCGTGAACCACAAGATTGGTGAAGTGCACGACGGCGCTGCAACCATGGACTGGATGGAGCAGGAGCAGGAGCGCGGCATCACGATTACGTCCGCTGCTACCACTGCTTTCTGGAAGGGCATGGGCGGCAACTATCCGGAACACCGCATCAACATCATCGACACCCCGGGCCACGTCGACTTCACGATTGAAGTGGAACGCTCGATGCGCGTGCTCGACGGCGCATGCATGGTGTATTGCGCAGTGGGCGGCGTGCAGCCGCAGTCGGAAACCGTGTGGCGTCAGGCGAACAAGTACAAGGTTCCCCGTCTCGCGTTCGTCAACAAGATGGACCGTACCGGCGCGAACTTCTTCAAGGTCTATGAACAGTTGAAGACGCGTCTGAAGGCGAATCCGGTTCCGGTTGTAGTGCCGATCGGTTCGGAAGAGAGCTTCAAGGGCGTTGTCGACCTGATCAAGATGAAGGCGATCGTGTGGGACGAAGCGTCGCAAGGTACGAAGTTCGACTACATCGACATCCCGGCTGAACTCGTTGACACGTGCAACGAGTGGCGCGAAAAGATGATCGAGTCGGCTGCCGAAGCCAGCGAAGAGCTGATGGAAAAGTACCTCGGCGGCGAAGAGCTGAGCGAAGCGGAAGTGGTGAAGGCGCTGCGCGACCGTACGATCGCGTGCGAAATCCAGCCGATGCTGTGCGGTACCGCGTTCAAGAACAAGGGCGTGCAGCGTATGCTCGACGCCGTGATCGATTTCCTGCCGTCGCCGGTTGACATTCCCCCGGTCACGGGCGAACTCGAAAACGGCGAGAAGGCAGAGCGCCGCGCAGCTGACGACGAAAAGTTCTCGGCACTCGCGTTCAAGATCATGACCGACCCGTTCGTCGGCCAGTTGATCTTCTTCCGTGTGTACTCGGGCGTCGTCAAGTCGGGTGACACGCTGCTGAATGCGACCAAGGACAAGAAGGAACGTCTCGGCCGGATTCTGCAGATGCATGCGAACCAGCGCGAAGAAATCAAGGAAGTGCACGCGGGCGACATCGCCGCGGCTGTCGGCCTGAAAGAAGCGACGACGGGCGACACGCTGTGCGATCCGCAGCATCCTATCGTGCTCGAACGCATGATTTTCCCGGAGCCGGTGATCTCGCAGGCCGTCGAGCCGAAGACCAAGGTCGACCAGGAAAAGATGGGTCTCGCACTGAACCGTCTGGCTCAGGAAGATCCGTCGTTCCGCGTTCAGACGGATGAAGAATCGGGTCAAACCATCATTTCGGGCATGGGCGAGCTCCACCTCGAAATTCTGGTCGACCGGATGAAGCGCGAGTTCGGCGTCGAAGCGACGGTCGGCAAGCCGCAGGTGGCATACCGCGAAACCATTCGCGGCACGGCAACGGATGTCGACGGCAAGTTCGTCAAGCAGTCGGGTGGTCGCGGCCAGTACGGTCACGCAACCATCACGCTCGAGCCGAACGAGCAGGGCAAGGGTTACGAGTTCCTCGACGAGATCAAGGGTGGCGTGATTCCGCGCGAATACATCCCCGCGGTCGACAAGGGTATCCAGGACACGCTGAAGGCTGGCGTGCTGGCCGGCTTCCCGGTGGTTGATGTGAAGGTTCACCTGACGTTCGGTTCGTACCACGACGTCGACTCGAACGAAAATGCGTTCCGTATGGCTGGCTCGATGGCGTTCAAGGAAGCGATGCGCCGCGCGAACCCGGTCGTGCTCGAGCCGATGATGGCGGTGGAAGTGGAAACGCCTGAAGACTACATGGGTAACGTGATGGGTGACCTGTCGGGTCGCCGCGGTATCGTTCAGGGCATGGAAGACATGGTCGGCGGTGGCAAGATCGTTCGTGCAGAAGTGCCGCTGTCGGAAATGTTCGGCTATTCGACGTCGCTGCGTTCGCTCACGCAAGGTCGTGCGACGTACACGATGGAATTCAAGCACTACTCCGAAGCGCCGCGCAACGTGCAGGAAGCGATCATCAGCGCCAAGTCGAAGTAA
- the rpsL gene encoding 30S ribosomal protein S12 — protein sequence MPTINQLVRKGRASETVKSKSPALQDCPQRRGVCTRVYTTTPKKPNSALRKVAKVRLTNGFEVISYIGGEGHNLQEHSVVLIRGGRVKDLPGVRYHMVRGSLDTQGVKDRKQARSKYGAKRAKAGK from the coding sequence ATGCCAACCATCAATCAACTGGTTCGCAAAGGCCGCGCTTCAGAAACTGTGAAGAGCAAGAGCCCGGCCTTGCAGGACTGCCCCCAGCGTCGTGGCGTGTGCACCCGCGTGTACACGACGACGCCGAAGAAGCCTAACTCGGCGCTCCGTAAGGTCGCCAAGGTTCGTCTGACGAACGGCTTCGAAGTTATTTCGTACATCGGCGGTGAAGGCCACAACCTGCAGGAACACTCGGTTGTGCTGATCCGCGGCGGCCGCGTGAAGGATTTGCCGGGTGTGCGATATCACATGGTTCGTGGCTCGCTGGATACCCAGGGCGTCAAGGATCGTAAGCAAGCTCGCTCGAAGTACGGTGCGAAGCGCGCCAAGGCCGGCAAGTAA
- the recQ gene encoding DNA helicase RecQ, translating into MSRPLEILKEVFGYPAFRGQQGEIVEHVAAGGDSLVLMPTGGGKSLCYQIPSLVRREAGFGAGIVVSPLIALMQDQVAALTEVGVRAAYLNSTLSGAEAAATERALREGDIDLLYVAPERLMTSRFLELLERARIGLFAIDEAHCVSQWGHDFRPEYIQLSVLHERFPSVPRIALTATADAITREEIVQRLALDDARIFVSSFDRPNIRYRIVEKDNARSQLLDFIRAEHTRQDGTTDAGVVYCLSRRKVEETAEWLKAQGVRALPYHAGMEFEIRQKHQEMFQREEGIVMCATIAFGMGIDKPDVRFVAHLDLPKSVEGYYQETGRAGRDGMPANAWMTYGLGDVVQQRKMIDESEADEAHKRVQTGKLDALLGLCEAASCRRVRLLGYFGEPSAPCGNCDTCLEPPASWDATREAQMALSCVFRAQRASGFHFGAGHLIDILRGNRSEKILQRGHEKISTFGIGAALSEPEWRAVYRQLVAFGYLSVDHEGYGSLVLTEASKAVLKGEQNVTLRRYVKPTRTRQSSGRTSERADPTLGMGPRERARWERLRTWRTETAKSDGVPAYVIFHDATLAEIARNGPETIDGLRHIPGIGARKLDRFGTELLEVVSAD; encoded by the coding sequence ATGTCCCGTCCGCTCGAAATTCTCAAAGAAGTCTTCGGTTATCCCGCGTTCAGAGGGCAGCAGGGCGAGATTGTCGAGCACGTGGCCGCGGGTGGCGACTCGCTCGTGTTGATGCCGACCGGCGGCGGCAAGTCGCTGTGTTACCAGATTCCATCGTTGGTGCGGCGCGAAGCGGGCTTCGGCGCCGGCATCGTCGTGTCGCCGTTGATCGCATTGATGCAGGATCAGGTCGCGGCGCTCACCGAGGTCGGCGTGCGCGCGGCTTACCTGAATTCGACGCTGTCCGGCGCGGAAGCCGCCGCGACCGAGCGCGCCTTGCGCGAAGGCGATATCGACCTGTTGTACGTCGCGCCGGAACGGCTCATGACGTCGCGCTTTCTCGAGCTGCTGGAGCGCGCGCGCATTGGCCTCTTCGCGATCGATGAAGCGCATTGCGTGTCGCAATGGGGGCACGACTTCCGGCCGGAATATATCCAGCTCTCCGTGCTGCATGAACGGTTTCCGTCGGTGCCGCGTATCGCGCTCACCGCGACCGCCGACGCGATCACCCGCGAGGAAATCGTCCAGCGTCTCGCGCTCGATGACGCGCGCATCTTCGTATCGAGCTTCGATCGTCCGAATATCCGCTACCGCATTGTCGAAAAGGACAACGCGCGGTCGCAGCTGCTCGACTTCATCCGCGCCGAACACACGCGGCAGGACGGCACCACCGATGCCGGCGTGGTCTATTGCCTGTCGCGCCGCAAGGTCGAGGAAACCGCGGAATGGCTGAAGGCGCAGGGCGTGCGCGCGCTGCCTTATCACGCGGGCATGGAGTTCGAGATCCGCCAGAAGCATCAGGAGATGTTTCAGCGCGAGGAGGGCATCGTGATGTGCGCGACGATCGCCTTTGGTATGGGCATCGACAAGCCCGACGTCCGTTTCGTCGCTCACCTCGATTTGCCGAAGAGCGTCGAAGGCTACTACCAGGAAACCGGCCGAGCTGGGCGCGACGGCATGCCCGCCAACGCGTGGATGACCTACGGTCTCGGCGACGTGGTGCAGCAGCGCAAGATGATCGATGAATCCGAGGCGGACGAGGCGCACAAGCGCGTGCAGACCGGCAAGCTCGATGCGCTGCTCGGCCTGTGCGAAGCCGCATCGTGCCGGCGCGTGCGGCTACTCGGCTATTTCGGCGAACCGAGCGCGCCGTGCGGCAACTGTGACACCTGCCTCGAACCGCCGGCGTCGTGGGATGCAACCCGCGAGGCACAGATGGCGCTGTCCTGTGTGTTCCGCGCGCAGCGCGCGAGCGGTTTTCACTTCGGCGCAGGACATCTGATCGACATCCTGCGCGGCAACCGGAGCGAGAAAATCCTTCAGCGCGGTCACGAGAAGATCAGCACGTTCGGCATCGGCGCTGCGCTGTCGGAGCCCGAGTGGCGTGCGGTATACCGCCAGCTCGTCGCGTTCGGCTACCTGTCTGTCGACCACGAGGGCTATGGCTCGCTGGTACTGACCGAAGCGAGCAAGGCGGTGCTCAAGGGCGAGCAGAACGTGACGCTGCGCCGCTACGTGAAACCGACGCGGACGCGCCAGTCGTCGGGCCGCACCAGCGAGCGCGCCGACCCGACGCTCGGCATGGGCCCGCGCGAACGCGCCCGCTGGGAGCGCCTGCGCACATGGCGCACGGAAACCGCGAAGAGCGACGGCGTACCGGCCTACGTGATCTTCCACGACGCAACGCTCGCCGAGATTGCCCGCAATGGGCCCGAGACAATCGACGGTTTGCGGCATATTCCGGGCATCGGCGCCCGCAAGCTCGATCGCTTCGGTACCGAACTGCTGGAAGTCGTGTCCGCGGACTGA
- the rplD gene encoding 50S ribosomal protein L4: MELKLLNANGQEGAAVSASDVVFGRDYNEALIHQVVVAYQANARSGNRAQKDREQVKHTTKKPWRQKGTGRARAGMSSSPLWRGGGRIFPNSPEENFSHKVNKKMHRAGLCSIFSQLAREGRISVVDELTLEAPKTKLLAEKFKAMGLDSVLVITDTVDENLYLASRNLAHVAVVEPRYADPLSLIYFKKVLITKAAVAQIEELLS; encoded by the coding sequence ATGGAACTTAAGCTCCTGAACGCCAATGGTCAGGAAGGCGCAGCAGTCAGCGCGTCGGACGTCGTGTTCGGCCGTGACTACAACGAAGCCCTGATTCACCAGGTCGTGGTGGCCTACCAGGCCAATGCCCGTAGCGGCAACCGCGCGCAGAAGGACCGTGAGCAGGTCAAGCACACGACCAAGAAGCCGTGGCGCCAGAAGGGTACGGGCCGCGCCCGTGCCGGTATGTCGTCGAGCCCGTTGTGGCGCGGCGGTGGCCGTATCTTCCCGAATTCGCCGGAAGAAAACTTCTCGCACAAGGTCAACAAGAAGATGCATCGCGCAGGTCTCTGCTCGATCTTCTCGCAGCTGGCCCGTGAAGGCCGTATCTCGGTGGTTGACGAGCTGACGCTCGAAGCGCCGAAGACCAAGCTGCTGGCCGAAAAATTCAAGGCAATGGGTCTCGATTCCGTGCTGGTCATTACCGACACGGTTGACGAAAACCTGTACCTCGCGTCGCGCAACCTCGCCCACGTGGCGGTTGTCGAGCCGCGTTATGCCGACCCGCTGTCGCTGATCTACTTCAAGAAAGTACTGATCACGAAAGCCGCGGTCGCCCAGATCGAGGAGTTGCTGTCATGA
- the rpsJ gene encoding 30S ribosomal protein S10 has translation MPNQKIRIRLKAFDYRLIDQSAAEIVDTAKRTGAIVRGPVPLPTRIQRFDILRSPHVNKTSRDQLEIRTHQRLMDIVDPTDKTVDALMKLDLPAGVDVEIKLQ, from the coding sequence ATGCCGAACCAGAAAATCCGTATTCGCCTGAAGGCTTTCGACTATCGCCTGATCGATCAATCGGCTGCTGAAATCGTCGATACGGCCAAGCGCACTGGCGCGATCGTCCGTGGTCCGGTGCCGCTGCCGACGCGTATTCAACGCTTCGACATTCTGCGCTCGCCGCACGTCAACAAGACGTCGCGTGACCAGCTCGAAATTCGTACCCACCAGCGCCTGATGGACATCGTCGATCCGACGGACAAGACCGTCGACGCATTGATGAAGCTCGATCTGCCGGCTGGCGTGGACGTCGAAATCAAGCTGCAATAA
- the rpsG gene encoding 30S ribosomal protein S7, which produces MPRRREVPKREVLPDPKFGNVDVAKFMNVLMLSGKKSVAERIVYGAFEQIQTKGGKDPLEVFTVALNNVKPVVEVKSRRVGGANYQVPVEVRPSRRMALAMRWLREAAKKRSEKSMALRLAGELSEAAEGRGGAMKKRDEVHRMAEANKAFSHFRF; this is translated from the coding sequence ATGCCGCGTCGTCGCGAAGTCCCCAAGCGGGAAGTGTTGCCGGATCCGAAGTTCGGTAACGTTGATGTAGCAAAATTCATGAACGTACTGATGCTCTCCGGCAAGAAGTCGGTTGCCGAGCGTATCGTGTACGGCGCTTTTGAACAGATCCAGACCAAGGGTGGCAAGGACCCGCTGGAAGTGTTCACGGTAGCGCTCAACAACGTGAAGCCGGTGGTCGAAGTGAAGAGCCGTCGCGTTGGTGGTGCGAACTACCAGGTTCCGGTCGAAGTGCGCCCGTCGCGTCGTATGGCATTGGCGATGCGTTGGCTGCGTGAGGCTGCGAAAAAGCGTAGCGAGAAGTCCATGGCCCTGCGCCTGGCTGGTGAACTGTCCGAGGCTGCTGAAGGCCGCGGCGGCGCGATGAAGAAGCGCGACGAAGTCCACCGGATGGCAGAAGCCAACAAGGCGTTCTCGCATTTCCGTTTCTAA
- the rplB gene encoding 50S ribosomal protein L2 — MAIVKVKPTSPGRRAMVKVVNKDLHKGKPFAPLLDSQSVTAGRNNNGHITTRHKGGGHKQQYRIVDFKRSKDGIPAKVERLEYDPNRSANIALVLYADGERRYIIASKGMTVGQQLLSGSEAPIKAGNTLPIRNIPVGTTIHCIEMLPGKGAQIARSAGTSAMLLAREGTYAQVRLRSGEIRRVHVECRATIGEVGNEEHSLRQIGKAGANRWRGIRPTVRGVVMNPVDHPHGGGEGKTAAGRHPVSPWGTPTKGYRTRSNKRTTSMIVQRRHKR; from the coding sequence ATGGCAATCGTTAAAGTTAAGCCGACTTCGCCGGGCCGCCGTGCGATGGTCAAGGTGGTCAACAAGGATCTGCATAAGGGCAAGCCGTTCGCACCGCTGCTCGATTCGCAGAGCGTGACCGCCGGCCGTAACAACAACGGCCACATCACCACACGCCATAAGGGCGGTGGTCATAAGCAACAGTACCGTATCGTCGACTTCAAGCGTTCGAAGGACGGCATTCCGGCAAAGGTCGAGCGTCTCGAATACGACCCGAACCGCAGCGCGAACATCGCACTGGTTCTGTACGCAGACGGCGAACGTCGCTACATCATCGCATCGAAGGGTATGACGGTCGGCCAGCAACTGCTGTCCGGCTCGGAAGCGCCGATCAAGGCTGGCAACACGCTGCCGATCCGCAACATCCCCGTCGGTACGACGATTCACTGCATCGAAATGCTGCCGGGCAAGGGCGCGCAAATCGCACGTTCGGCTGGCACGTCGGCCATGCTGCTGGCTCGCGAAGGCACGTACGCGCAGGTTCGCCTGCGCTCCGGCGAAATCCGCCGCGTGCACGTCGAGTGCCGGGCAACGATCGGTGAAGTGGGCAACGAAGAACACAGCCTCCGTCAAATCGGTAAGGCCGGCGCAAATCGCTGGCGCGGTATCCGTCCGACGGTGCGTGGCGTTGTCATGAACCCGGTCGACCACCCGCACGGTGGCGGTGAAGGCAAGACGGCAGCAGGTCGCCATCCGGTGAGCCCGTGGGGCACGCCGACGAAGGGCTACCGTACCCGCAGCAACAAGCGCACGACGAGCATGATCGTCCAGCGCCGTCACAAGCGTTAA